A single region of the Synergistaceae bacterium genome encodes:
- a CDS encoding CocE/NonD family hydrolase, whose product MSELEDLMIFKPSKQYKPECEQKIAPGKSILPKGWQVEEGFMPLPCDIVVEKDVRVKMRDGVSLCVDIFRPATDEKVPVLISWSSYGKDNGTRPSYKGIFALVGIPNSKVSGLQKFEGSDPAYWCAHGYAVCNPDTRGITKSEGTIYTIGSHEAQDGYDLIEWLAVQDWCNGRVALSGTSYLAFSQWFIASTHPPHLSAINPEEGLTDAYRDLVSRRGITDVGFAARIQFSQSHEGEPVQWEDTPL is encoded by the coding sequence ATGTCAGAACTTGAAGACCTGATGATATTCAAACCGTCGAAGCAGTACAAGCCCGAATGTGAGCAGAAGATAGCTCCGGGAAAAAGCATTCTCCCTAAGGGCTGGCAGGTTGAGGAAGGGTTTATGCCTCTTCCGTGTGATATTGTCGTGGAGAAGGATGTACGCGTGAAGATGCGGGACGGCGTTTCGCTGTGCGTCGACATCTTCAGGCCGGCGACCGACGAGAAAGTCCCCGTGTTAATCTCTTGGAGCTCCTACGGCAAAGACAACGGCACACGTCCGAGCTACAAGGGAATCTTCGCGCTCGTCGGAATCCCGAACAGCAAAGTATCCGGCCTTCAGAAGTTCGAGGGAAGCGACCCTGCCTACTGGTGCGCGCACGGTTACGCAGTCTGCAACCCGGACACGCGCGGCATCACGAAGTCAGAGGGCACAATCTACACGATAGGTTCACACGAGGCGCAGGACGGCTATGACCTCATCGAGTGGCTTGCGGTTCAGGACTGGTGTAATGGCAGAGTTGCTCTCAGCGGAACGTCATACCTCGCTTTCTCGCAGTGGTTCATAGCGTCGACACACCCTCCGCATCTGTCAGCAATCAACCCTGAAGAGGGATTAACGGATGCATACAGAGACCTCGTGAGCAGGAGAGGGATCACGGACGTGGGATTTGCGGCGCGTATACAGTTCAGCCAGTCGCACGAGGGAGAGCCTGTGCAGTGGGAGGATACGCCGCTCTAG
- a CDS encoding AAA family ATPase, with the protein MRRETKELIESYFDSLCPVLYIHHSDFAAVDDVIRNSPAANAAFREFNNALGSVDFTTKNQQHPYSLTDFLKATADDAFNGEEVIILLKDIHDSIDSPDVIAMIRRIAEDALTVEDYNAKIIIVDSKVNIPFELESFITLIDVPLPDDEEIRDCVETFAEAVSVTLSDKEKDELIFSLKGLSSFQINQVLSIAYQKGGSIGEADKKFILEEKEQMIKKSGILEMVNFDESIEDIGGLENLKKWLERKAKIFSRLDEARKQKVDIPGGVLILGMPGCGKSLTAKATARLFNAPLIRLDVGRLMGKYVGESEDNMRRALRLAEAVSPCVLWVDELEKAFAGIGGDSSGVTTRLFGQFLTWMQEKKSSVFVAATANDISKLPPEFLRKGRFDELFFVDLPNQSERKKILEIHLQKRGKFSPSIDLDKLSSETQGYNGADLEGIVREASETAFIEGMSGITTELLLSIRKETKSISDIQRDKIEGMRTSLKKYSIKPASA; encoded by the coding sequence ATGCGCAGAGAAACTAAAGAACTCATCGAGTCCTACTTCGACTCACTGTGCCCTGTGCTCTACATTCACCACTCAGATTTCGCCGCCGTCGACGATGTAATCAGAAACTCTCCCGCCGCAAATGCCGCCTTCCGCGAGTTCAATAACGCACTCGGAAGCGTCGACTTCACCACCAAGAACCAGCAGCACCCCTACAGCCTGACAGACTTCCTCAAAGCAACAGCTGACGATGCCTTCAACGGCGAAGAAGTAATCATTCTCCTCAAGGACATTCACGACAGCATAGACTCGCCCGACGTTATCGCAATGATCCGCCGCATAGCTGAGGACGCACTCACCGTCGAGGACTACAACGCCAAAATCATAATCGTTGACTCGAAGGTGAACATCCCCTTTGAGCTCGAGAGCTTCATAACGCTTATTGATGTCCCGCTTCCCGACGACGAAGAGATACGGGACTGCGTGGAGACTTTTGCTGAAGCTGTGTCGGTAACTCTCAGCGACAAGGAGAAGGACGAGCTTATATTCTCGCTTAAGGGGCTGAGTTCGTTCCAGATTAACCAGGTGCTGTCGATAGCGTACCAGAAGGGCGGAAGCATCGGCGAGGCGGACAAGAAATTTATTCTTGAGGAGAAGGAACAGATGATAAAGAAGTCCGGCATCCTCGAGATGGTGAATTTCGACGAGAGCATCGAAGACATCGGCGGCCTCGAGAACCTCAAGAAGTGGCTTGAACGCAAGGCCAAGATATTTTCACGGCTTGACGAGGCACGGAAGCAGAAGGTAGACATTCCCGGAGGAGTACTGATTCTCGGTATGCCCGGGTGTGGAAAAAGTCTCACGGCAAAAGCTACAGCCCGTCTCTTCAACGCACCGTTAATCCGTCTCGATGTCGGCAGGCTGATGGGAAAGTACGTCGGCGAATCGGAAGACAACATGCGCCGTGCATTGAGGCTCGCGGAGGCTGTAAGTCCGTGCGTCCTTTGGGTTGACGAGCTGGAGAAGGCTTTTGCTGGAATAGGCGGGGACAGCAGCGGCGTAACTACGAGGCTGTTCGGGCAGTTTCTGACGTGGATGCAGGAGAAGAAGAGCAGTGTTTTCGTCGCGGCTACGGCAAACGACATCTCGAAGCTCCCGCCCGAGTTTCTGCGCAAAGGACGTTTCGACGAACTGTTCTTTGTCGACCTGCCGAACCAGAGCGAGCGCAAAAAGATTCTGGAGATTCACCTTCAGAAGCGCGGGAAATTCAGCCCGAGCATAGACCTCGACAAACTGAGCTCGGAGACGCAGGGCTATAACGGTGCGGACCTTGAAGGTATAGTCAGGGAAGCATCGGAGACGGCATTTATCGAAGGCATGAGCGGAATAACGACGGAACTTCTGCTGAGCATACGTAAGGAGACAAAATCAATCTCTGACATTCAGAGGGACAAGATAGAGGGAATGCGAACGAGCCTGAAGAAATACAGCATCAAGCCCGCCAGCGCATGA
- a CDS encoding methionine synthase produces the protein MKSAPTDKNIIDALRYMRVPPEGRSEELVRTVREAFTRLEVVITPRIVWGRFRIEHFDGGIELEGGKIYSRNIARLTSRSSECYLLAATLGHETDRQIALEQRRNMLDGLALDACASVMVDEFADEATRREIVPSLQEGEHLTSRFSPGYGDLSMDVTEEIIAVLDATKRIGLSVTRSLMMSPVKSITAIIGLFFKEAGR, from the coding sequence ATGAAGTCCGCTCCAACGGATAAGAATATCATTGATGCCCTGCGCTATATGCGTGTTCCGCCAGAGGGCCGGAGTGAAGAACTTGTGCGAACAGTCCGCGAAGCATTCACACGACTTGAGGTGGTAATCACTCCGCGTATAGTGTGGGGCAGATTTCGCATTGAACACTTTGACGGCGGAATAGAGCTTGAAGGCGGAAAGATATACAGCAGGAACATTGCCCGCCTGACCTCCAGAAGCAGTGAGTGCTACCTCTTGGCGGCGACACTTGGCCACGAGACCGACAGACAGATAGCCCTTGAACAGCGGAGAAACATGCTCGACGGACTTGCGCTGGATGCGTGTGCGTCGGTGATGGTTGACGAGTTCGCTGATGAAGCAACCAGGAGAGAGATTGTGCCTTCACTGCAGGAGGGAGAACATCTCACGTCGCGGTTCAGCCCGGGCTACGGGGACTTGAGCATGGACGTAACGGAGGAGATAATAGCGGTGCTTGATGCTACGAAGCGGATAGGACTGAGTGTAACACGGTCGCTGATGATGTCGCCGGTGAAGTCAATCACGGCTATAATAGGGTTATTCTTCAAGGAGGCGGGACGATGA
- the metF gene encoding methylenetetrahydrofolate reductase [NAD(P)H], translating into MENFFDHPRPSYTFEIFPPKGNKSTEGTYGVIDSLASFNPDLISVTYGAGGSSRDNTVEIASGIQNRYNTNGVAHLTCVGTTKAELKAILDELRANGVRNVLALRGDLKDKSDLGDFHYASELIRFIHEEYGDDFDIFAACYPEKHPEAPSMEEDLAHLKEKCDLGVKALISQLFFDNDAFFEWKQKVRSMGITQPIIAGVMPITAAAQIPKVVEMCGASVPERVRRFVEAYGHHQGAVKEAGIAYATEQIIDLLARGVEGIHLYTMNQADTVRRIDAGIRSILYVKRYEVRSNG; encoded by the coding sequence ATGGAGAACTTTTTTGACCACCCGAGACCAAGCTACACGTTCGAGATTTTCCCGCCGAAGGGCAACAAGAGCACCGAAGGCACTTACGGAGTGATAGACAGCCTCGCGAGCTTCAACCCCGACTTAATCAGCGTAACTTACGGCGCGGGCGGTTCAAGCAGGGACAACACTGTAGAGATTGCTTCAGGCATTCAGAACAGGTACAACACGAACGGAGTCGCTCACCTTACGTGCGTCGGGACGACGAAGGCTGAGCTGAAAGCCATCCTCGACGAGCTGAGGGCTAACGGCGTGAGGAACGTCCTTGCGCTTCGCGGAGACCTCAAGGACAAATCGGACTTGGGAGATTTCCACTATGCCAGCGAGTTAATCAGGTTCATTCACGAGGAGTACGGCGACGACTTCGACATTTTCGCGGCGTGTTACCCCGAGAAGCACCCCGAAGCCCCGTCGATGGAGGAAGACCTTGCGCACCTCAAGGAGAAGTGTGATTTGGGGGTAAAGGCGTTAATCTCCCAGCTGTTCTTCGACAATGATGCTTTCTTCGAGTGGAAGCAGAAAGTCCGCAGCATGGGAATAACCCAGCCCATAATTGCCGGAGTAATGCCCATCACTGCCGCCGCGCAGATTCCGAAGGTCGTAGAGATGTGCGGAGCTTCTGTGCCTGAGAGGGTGCGCAGGTTCGTCGAGGCGTACGGCCATCATCAGGGAGCAGTCAAGGAAGCCGGAATAGCCTACGCAACAGAACAGATTATTGACCTGCTGGCGCGGGGTGTTGAGGGTATTCACCTGTACACGATGAACCAGGCCGACACAGTCAGGAGGATTGACGCGGGAATACGCTCGATACTGTACGTGAAGCGTTATGAAGTCCGCTCCAACGGATAA